The following are from one region of the Chanos chanos chromosome 10, fChaCha1.1, whole genome shotgun sequence genome:
- the LOC115823317 gene encoding interactor protein for cytohesin exchange factors 1-like has protein sequence MSKAQNELLRDNVTMSKRRVSIKELDPVDHQGWLYRKKKGKGFLGIKWKKCWFVLKKTSLYWYTNKMDEKAEGLLNLTDFVIDRATECKKKYAFKACHSQTMRFYFAAENKEERDIWLNKLGLASIQYDPTENHKAEYYSETSDPDEFAESFSTQYSEQLSQDPFNTDNPSDDRSGEPSTTEEPLVCSAQIQALSLTEKVNSECREDSSTVSHHSSAMEDSVMESTICNGGSEENEEVTNDEMERLYIHLKQASLSPTGERKPSTKREFRTSFIKRCKNQTINEKLHHLRALGSTLKAKEADLQILDQVLADSNLTASKFREWKETNSALLQQISQGHSQEEPSL, from the exons ATGAGTAAAGCCCAAAATGAGCTGCTCAGAG ACAATGTGACAATGAGTAAAAGGAGGGTTTCGATAAAAGAGCTGGATCCAGTGGATCACCAGGGTTGGCTATACaggaagaagaaggggaagGGCTTCCTGGGTATAAAGTGGAAGAAATGCTGGTTTGTGCTGAAGAAGACCTCACTCTATTGGTATACAAACAAGATG gaTGAAAAAGCGGAGGGGCTCTTAAACTTGACAGACTTTGTTATTGACCGAGCAACAGAGTGTAAGAAAAAATA CGCATTCAAAGCATGCCACTCCCAGACCATGAGGTTTTACTTTGCAGCTGagaacaaagaggagagagacat ATGGTTGAATAAACTTGGACTTGCATCAATTCAGTACGATCCCACTGAGAACCATAAGGCTG AATATTACAGTGAAACGAGTGATCCTGATGAGTTTGCAGAATCATTCTCCACCCAGTACTCTGAACAGCTATCCCAGGATCCTTTTAACACAGACAATCCATCTGATGACAGATCTGGG GAACCCTCCACGACTGAAGAGCCATTGGTCTGCTCGGCACAGATTCAGGCCCTAAGTCTTACGGAGAAAGTGAATTCAGAATGCAGGGAGGACTCTTCCACTGTGTCTCATCACTCATCAGCTATGGAGGATTCCGTGATGGAGTCAACCATATGCAATGGCGGAAGTGAAG AGAATGAAGAGGTCACTAATGATGAGATGGAGAGACTATACATCCATTTAAAGCAGGCCAGCCTTTCACCAACAGGGGAACGCAAGCCATCCACCAAACGGGAATTCAGGACCTCTTTCATAAAGCGTTGCAAAAATCAGACCATCAACGAGAAGTTACACCACCTCAGAGCCTTAGGCAGCACTCTGAAG GCCAAAGAGGCAGATCTGCAGATACTGGATCAGGTACTGGCTGACTCCAATCTAACTGCAAGCAAGTTCAGAGAATGGAAAGAGACCAACTCAGCTCTACTGCAGCAAATCAGTCAGGGTCACTCTCAGGAAGAGCCCTCTCTCTAA